ACAGTGCGATGACTCGAATCGTGCCATCTAACATCCGTACCTATGCGCCTCTGCATCACGGATACCTCAAAGTCATCATCCATATGAATCGCTTTGAATGGCCTCTTCAAGCTCGCTCGCCCACCTATCTGTGACGAGCATTCACACCGAATATGAATCAGGGCGACCTAATCTCCTTGCAGCATACGAAGTAACGTAGGCGGTCATGATCGTCTTGAATCGATCAATACAAGAAAAATTAGTCTTTGTGCCGAGGTACCAGCCGATGCGTCAAAACAAACAGTTAGCTAACGACAAGCTAGGGAGCGGCTTAAAAAGCAAACAGGTCACGATGATCTCTATCGGTGGAGTCATTGGAGCGGGCCTCTTCGTAGGCTCATCCAATGCTATCGCCGCCGCAGGGCCTGCAGTACTGGTTTCCTACCTGATTGCAGCCATCATTGTTGTTCTCGTCATGCAAATGCTCGGAGAGATGGCAACGGCGCGCCCCGATACCGGCTCTTTTTCTTCCTACGCAGATCAGGCAATTGGACGCTGGGCGGGGTTCTCTATCGGCTGGCTCTACTGGTGGTTCTATGTACTCGTTATCAGTATCGAAGCCATCGTTGCTGGCAATATTCTGGGCGACTGGCTGGCAATCCCTCACTGGATGGCTGCTTTCGGAGTTACATTTGCACTAATTGCCTGCAACAGTCTCAGCGTCGGAAATTTTGGCGCGATGGAGTATTGGCTTTCACTCTTCAAAGTGTGCGCAATTGTCAGCTTCATCATTTTGGGTGTGCTGGCAATTCTGGGGTTCCTACCAGGTTCATCTACGAGCGGTATGGAAAACCTGTATGTGAACGGGGGGTTTGCACCTAACGGTGGCGTAGCGATTATCGCTGCATTGCTGACCGCTATGTTCAGCTTCCAGGGAAGTGAAGTCGTCACCATTGCGGCGGCGGAATCCAAGGAACCTAAGGCCAATATCAAGAAAGCAATTCGTGCAGTGGTATGGCGACTGGGCTTGTTCTATCTCGGCTCCATGTTCGTGGTGGTATGCCTGATTCCGTGGAACGCCCCCGGTCTTGCCACTGGGTCATACCAAGCCGTACTGGTAGCCATGAACATCCCTTGGGCGCCTGGCATTATGAGCATCGTAGTGCTCGTCGCGGTAACCAGCTGCTTGAACTCTGCTCTCTACACGGCATCACGAATGGCCTACTCGTTGGCCCATCGAGGCGATGCACCCAAAATACTTTCTCGTACGACTCAAAGCGGCGTTCCCGTTAACGCCATAGCCTTGACTGCAGTGGTATCCCTGATTGCGTTGGGAGCCAACTATTTGCTGCCGAAACAGGTCTTCGAATTCCTCTTGGCCACCAGCGGCGCCATCGCACTGCTGATGTACTTGGTCATCGCTGTCACCCAACTTTGCATGAGGAAGAAGTTGGTGGCGCAAGGGCAAAAACTCGAAGTAAAAATGTGGTTGTTTCCCTATCTCACAGTGCTCACCATCGCCTTCATTCTGGTCGTTTTTGGGATCATGGCAGCCTTCCCTGGCCAGCGCATTGAGCTTCTTTCGACACTCGGCCTCACCGTAGCGCTGGTTTGCATTGGCGTGTACCTACAAAGGTCGCAACCGGAGCTGTCCGCGAAGCGAAGCACCATGTCCCAAAAGGGGCAAGCAAAGATAAACCGCGCATTCGCTTAACTGAGCGCAATCACCGTCTCACCTCAGCTGCTGCCAATCGACATTTTTACTGGCAGCGGCTTTTTTATGCGCTCACCGCTATGGGCTAGGAAGGACGATCGTTTTCAGTGAGAACCCGGTATCCGAGCAAGAGATTATCGAGCAGAAAGCTCCGAGCGGAGTAAGAACACAAGGAAGGATGCTTATGGGATCAAGCCTGGTGTCTGCACGCGCAGCCGATTGGCGTGCGTGCAGCCAAACACCCGACACCTCAAGAAAACAGATCGATCAGAACGTTGGGGGAGAAACCGCGCTCACCACGATACAAACCTCGTCAAAAGGATTGCGCATGCGATGCGGGAGTCTGCTGTCGAAGTAGTAAGCATCACCCACCGAAAGGATTCGCACCTCATCCCCAACGGTCATTTCAAGCTTGCCCTCGATGATGATCCCGCCCTCTTCGGCCTCGTGGGAATAAAGTTCCTCACCCTCTTGCCCAGTGTCAGCGCCAGGCTCGTACCGCTCGTGCAGGATCATCATGGAGCTGTTCGTCAGGTTCGCTCCCACCTGTCGATAGGAAAGTTTCTTGCCATCAGCAAGCTCCACCAATTCATCGGCTTTGTAAAAAACTGCTCGATCTACAACTGCTGAATCGGAAAAAAACACACTAAGGGTGACATTCAGAGGGCGTAGCAAGCGCTTCAAAATACTCACGGACGGGCTGGATTTGTCTCGTTCGATGATCGAAAGCGTGGCATGAGGAACTCCGGCCTGCTCGGCCAACCCTCGAATCGTAAGCCCGCGACTTTGTCGCAAAGCTTTCAGTCTCGCCCCTACCGAAGCAGTCTCCTGGGCCTCTGAAGAGGTTTCAGACGGCTCTTCTGGAGCATGGGGGCTTCGACTTATCGCCGATGTTTCTATCACGGTTAAATCCTCAGATAAACGGCACCCGAGGGGGCCTAACTTCAATTCGATGACTTGAACTGCCCACTCTCTTTGAAGCCAACACGAATCACACGCACAACTTTGGGTTGTTTCGCACCATGCAGTGCACCCAAGGGAAGCAAAGTAACACGATTTTAAGATCGCTCGTCCATGACATAAATCCTTAGCAAACTAACAAATCTCACCAATATCTAGTCACTTAACACTCAAAATCACAAATTTTAGGCGTTAAAAAACAATCGCTTACCGTTTATCCGGGCGATTGAAAGTTTTCTCGACGCGACAAAAAATAAAACTTGCCTAGGTTATTTTTGAGTGGTAAAAATTTTTACCAGAACAACACAACAACCTGCGTCGAGGTTTAAAATGCACAAGCCATGCCACGCTGTAGCAGCACTTGGATTTGCCCTCGTTGGGTTAGCAGCCTCACAAGCTGCCAACGCCCGTGACCTCACGATCGTTTCCTGGGGAGGAAATTTTCAGGATGCACAACGTGAGATATTTTTCGCGCCATTCGGGAAACAGATCGGAAAGAACGTCCTCGACCAGAGCTGGGACGGCGGCGTCGGTGTACTCGACGCAAAAGTAAAGGCAGGAACACCGAACTGGGACGTCGTTGAAGTCGAAGCCGAGGATCTGGCTCTCGGATGCGACTCTGGCCTCTACGAAAAAATTGATTGGGCAAAGATCGGTAACAAATCCGATTTCATCCCCGAAGCCGTGAGCGATTGCGGCGTGGGCGCCATCGTTTGGAACACCGGTTTGGCCTGGGACGGCGACAAACTGAAGGCCACTCCCACT
This DNA window, taken from Pseudomonas fluorescens NCIMB 11764, encodes the following:
- a CDS encoding amino acid permease, translated to MRQNKQLANDKLGSGLKSKQVTMISIGGVIGAGLFVGSSNAIAAAGPAVLVSYLIAAIIVVLVMQMLGEMATARPDTGSFSSYADQAIGRWAGFSIGWLYWWFYVLVISIEAIVAGNILGDWLAIPHWMAAFGVTFALIACNSLSVGNFGAMEYWLSLFKVCAIVSFIILGVLAILGFLPGSSTSGMENLYVNGGFAPNGGVAIIAALLTAMFSFQGSEVVTIAAAESKEPKANIKKAIRAVVWRLGLFYLGSMFVVVCLIPWNAPGLATGSYQAVLVAMNIPWAPGIMSIVVLVAVTSCLNSALYTASRMAYSLAHRGDAPKILSRTTQSGVPVNAIALTAVVSLIALGANYLLPKQVFEFLLATSGAIALLMYLVIAVTQLCMRKKLVAQGQKLEVKMWLFPYLTVLTIAFILVVFGIMAAFPGQRIELLSTLGLTVALVCIGVYLQRSQPELSAKRSTMSQKGQAKINRAFA
- a CDS encoding cupin domain-containing protein; its protein translation is MIETSAISRSPHAPEEPSETSSEAQETASVGARLKALRQSRGLTIRGLAEQAGVPHATLSIIERDKSSPSVSILKRLLRPLNVTLSVFFSDSAVVDRAVFYKADELVELADGKKLSYRQVGANLTNSSMMILHERYEPGADTGQEGEELYSHEAEEGGIIIEGKLEMTVGDEVRILSVGDAYYFDSRLPHRMRNPFDEVCIVVSAVSPPTF